Proteins encoded together in one Epinephelus moara isolate mb chromosome 2, YSFRI_EMoa_1.0, whole genome shotgun sequence window:
- the ilkap gene encoding integrin-linked kinase-associated serine/threonine phosphatase 2C isoform X1 gives MDLFDDLPEPTQTSGPVSAAVTAQPQSTKEEEEEVEKRLKRKREDAECDKKEGEEEVKKVCKEGLPVLKGYVAARRGEREEMQDAHVVLPDMSSYLSTLPGQVSNVSYFAVFDGHGGARASRFAAEHLHHNLAKKFPSGETENVDKLIKKCLLDTFRQTDEDFLKKASSQKPAWKDGTTATCVLVVDDMIYVANLGDSRAVLCRMEATSGADGQRRSVTLALSKEHNPTIYEERMRIQRAGGTVRDGRVLGVLEVSRSIGDGQYKRCGVISTPDVRRCQLTANDRFIILACDGLFKVFSADEAVKFVLNVLQEGSVEPKPGLTDKEVRFEAACQQLASEAVRRGCADNVTVILLSIGF, from the exons GTCCAGTCTCTGCAGCGGTCACAGCTCAACCACAAtccaccaaagaagaagaagaagaggtggaGAAAAGATTGAAACGAAAAAGAGAAGATGCAGAGTGTGATAaaaaggagggggaggaggaggtcaaAAAAGTTTGTAAAGAAG GCCTCCCCGTGCTGAAAGGCTACGTAGCCGCAAGGCGAGGCGAGCGGGAGGAGATGCAGGATGCCCACGTGGTGCTGCCAGACATGAGCAGCTATCTGTCCACTTTGCCAGGACAAGT ATCTAATGTTTCGTACTTTGCTGTGTTTGACGGTCACGGTGGAGCTCGAGCCTCTCGGTTCGCTGCAGAGCATCTCCACCACAATCTGGCCAAGAAGTTCCCCAGTG GAGAAACGGAGAACGTGGACAAGCTCATAAAGAAATGTCTCCTGGACACTTTCCGCCAGACGGATGAAGACTTTCTGAAGAAAGCTTCTAGCCA GAAGCCAGCATGGAAGGACGGCACCACAGCCACCTGTGTGCTGGTGGTGGATGACATGATATATGTGGCCAATCTGGGAGACAGCAGG GCCGTGTTGTGTCGGATGGAGGCGACATCAGGAGCAGACGGACAGAGGAGGTCGGTGACTCTCGCTCTCAGTAAAGAACACAACCCAACCATCTAtgaggagaggatgaggatCCAGAGGGCAGGAGGCACCGTTAG agatGGCAGGGTGCTGGGTGTCCTCGAAGTGTCTCGGTCTATCGGAGATGGTCAGTACAAACGCTGTGGAGTCATTTCAACCCCCGACGTGAGGAGGTGTCAGCTCACAGCCAATGACAG GTTTATCATCCTCGCCTGTGACGGGTTGTTCAAAGTGTTTTCTGCTGATGAAGCTGTTAAATTCGTCCTCAACGTCCTGCAG GAAGGGAGTGTGGAGCCGAAGCCGGGGCTGACGGACAAGGAGGTGAGGTTTGAAGCTGCTTGCCAACAGTTGGCCAGTGAGGCGGTGAGGCGGGGCTGTGCCGACAACGTCACTGTGATCCTGCTCTCTATTGGcttctga
- the ilkap gene encoding integrin-linked kinase-associated serine/threonine phosphatase 2C isoform X2 yields the protein MDLFDDLPEPTQTSGPVSAAVTAQPQSTKEEEEEVEKRLKRKREDAECDKKEGEEEVKKVCLPVLKGYVAARRGEREEMQDAHVVLPDMSSYLSTLPGQVSNVSYFAVFDGHGGARASRFAAEHLHHNLAKKFPSGETENVDKLIKKCLLDTFRQTDEDFLKKASSQKPAWKDGTTATCVLVVDDMIYVANLGDSRAVLCRMEATSGADGQRRSVTLALSKEHNPTIYEERMRIQRAGGTVRDGRVLGVLEVSRSIGDGQYKRCGVISTPDVRRCQLTANDRFIILACDGLFKVFSADEAVKFVLNVLQEGSVEPKPGLTDKEVRFEAACQQLASEAVRRGCADNVTVILLSIGF from the exons GTCCAGTCTCTGCAGCGGTCACAGCTCAACCACAAtccaccaaagaagaagaagaagaggtggaGAAAAGATTGAAACGAAAAAGAGAAGATGCAGAGTGTGATAaaaaggagggggaggaggaggtcaaAAAAGTTT GCCTCCCCGTGCTGAAAGGCTACGTAGCCGCAAGGCGAGGCGAGCGGGAGGAGATGCAGGATGCCCACGTGGTGCTGCCAGACATGAGCAGCTATCTGTCCACTTTGCCAGGACAAGT ATCTAATGTTTCGTACTTTGCTGTGTTTGACGGTCACGGTGGAGCTCGAGCCTCTCGGTTCGCTGCAGAGCATCTCCACCACAATCTGGCCAAGAAGTTCCCCAGTG GAGAAACGGAGAACGTGGACAAGCTCATAAAGAAATGTCTCCTGGACACTTTCCGCCAGACGGATGAAGACTTTCTGAAGAAAGCTTCTAGCCA GAAGCCAGCATGGAAGGACGGCACCACAGCCACCTGTGTGCTGGTGGTGGATGACATGATATATGTGGCCAATCTGGGAGACAGCAGG GCCGTGTTGTGTCGGATGGAGGCGACATCAGGAGCAGACGGACAGAGGAGGTCGGTGACTCTCGCTCTCAGTAAAGAACACAACCCAACCATCTAtgaggagaggatgaggatCCAGAGGGCAGGAGGCACCGTTAG agatGGCAGGGTGCTGGGTGTCCTCGAAGTGTCTCGGTCTATCGGAGATGGTCAGTACAAACGCTGTGGAGTCATTTCAACCCCCGACGTGAGGAGGTGTCAGCTCACAGCCAATGACAG GTTTATCATCCTCGCCTGTGACGGGTTGTTCAAAGTGTTTTCTGCTGATGAAGCTGTTAAATTCGTCCTCAACGTCCTGCAG GAAGGGAGTGTGGAGCCGAAGCCGGGGCTGACGGACAAGGAGGTGAGGTTTGAAGCTGCTTGCCAACAGTTGGCCAGTGAGGCGGTGAGGCGGGGCTGTGCCGACAACGTCACTGTGATCCTGCTCTCTATTGGcttctga